CCGCCAGGGCTCGGTGACTCTGAAGGGCACCGACATCACCGGATGGAAGCCGAACCGGCTCGTCAAGCAGGGGGTGGGCTTCGTCCCGCAGACGAACAACGTCTTCCCGTCGCTGACGATCGAAGAGAACCTCCAGATGGGGATCTACCAGAAGCCGCGCGAGTTCCAGACCCAGCTGGAGCGCATCTTCGAGATCTTCCCCGTTCTGGCCGACCGTCGCGGTCAGCGTGCCGGCTCGCTGTCGGGCGGTGAGCGTCAGTCCGTCGCGATGGCCCGCGCGCTCATGATGGACCCGTCGGTCCTGCTGCTCGACGAGCCGTCCGCCGGCCTCTCCCCGGTGCGCCAGGACGAGACCTTCATCCGGACGCGCCGGATCAACAAGGCGGGCGTCTCGGTCATCATGGTCGAGCAGAACGCCCGTCGCTGCCTGCAGATCTGCGATCGGGCGTACGTGCTCGACCAGGGCAAGGACGCGTACACGGGCACCGGCCGCGACCTGGCCAAGGATCCCAAGGTGATCCAGCTCTACCTCGGCACGCTCGCGACCGACGTCGAGGGCGCCGCCTGACCGACCCCGAACAACGGGCCTCGTGCCACGGCTTCCCCGCCGCGGCACGAGGCCCGTTTCGTGTGTCCGGGAGGGACGGACGGATGCCGTGCCGGCGGCGCCAGGAGCCTCTCTGGGGCTTGGAGGCACACAGGGCCCCGCGTGAGTGCGGTGCCAGGAGCCCCTCCCCGCCGGGAGGCACACACGGCCCCGCCGTGACTGCGGCGCCAGGAGCCCCTCCGGGCCTGGAGGCGCGCAGAGCCCGCGCGCCTGCGTCGTCAAGAACCCCGCCCCGCGGCGGCCCACAGCGGCGCCGTGGTGGCCTCCCGCCCGAGCCCTGGCATCCCTCCCGCACGCGAAAGGGCGGCCCCGGCGAACCGGGACCGCCCTTCGGCGTCAGACGAGGGGGCTCAGGACTTGCCCTCGACGGCGCTCTGCCAGATCGGCTTGTTGTCGGCGTCGAACTCGTAGATGCCCACGAAGGCGCTCGACGGGTCGTTCTGCGCGTTGAACGGGCCGACGCCGGAGACACCCTTGTACTGGATGCTTCCGCCACCGGCGAGAGCCTCGGCGCACTCCTTGTAGGTGGAGCAGGCGGTGCCACCCTCAGCACCCGACACGGCGGCCAGGTTCTTCTGGATGGTCGTCGGGTCGGTCGCGCCGCCCTTCTTGGCGGCGAGCGCAGCCAGGATGGTGGCGTCGTACGACTCAGCGGCGTACGAGTAGTCGGACAGAGCCGAGCCCTCGACGCTCTGGTGCCAGTCCGACGCACGCTTCTTGAAGTCGTCCGCGGCGTTGGCCCCCGGGATGGTGCCCTTCGCGCCCTCGAGCGTGCCCTTGTCGAACACCTTCGAGTAGTCCGACGTGTTGCCGTCGGTGTAGTAGGTGCTCTTCATGTCCCAGCTCTGCGAGACGAGCTCGGGGACGATCGCCTTGGTCTCGTCGAACGCGATGACGACGATGGCGTCGGGCTTCGACGCGATGGCCGCGGTGACCTCCGACGAGAACGTCGTCTGTCCGGGCGGGAACTCCTGGCCCTTGCCCTTGCCGCCGTACGTGACGGTGCCGCCGGCGTCTTCGACCGTCTTCTCGATGACGTCACGCAGGCCCGTGCCGTACGCGTCGTTGAAGACGAGGAACGCGACGCTCTGCTTGCCGTCGCCGACGATGAGCTGGCCGAGCGCCGAGCCCTGGACGGTGTCCGGCGGAGCGGTGCGGAAGAAGAACGGGGACTTGCCCGAGAGCTCGGCCGAGGTGTTGGCCGGCGAGATCTCGACGACCGGAGCCGCCGCGAGCTTGTCGACGACGTTGAGCGAGACCGACGACGAAGCCGCACCGATGGCCACGGAGACCTTGGCGTCGATCAGCTTGTCTGCGGACGCCGACGAGACGGCCATGTCGGTCGAGTCGCCCGAGTCGGTCCAGAAGGTGCACGCGGAGTCACCGGCTTCGACGATGTCGTTCACCGCGAGGCCGACACCGGCGATCTCGGGCGGGCCGAGGAAGGCCAGGGTGCCCGTCTGCGGCAGGATCGTGCCGACCTTCAGCGTGTTGGCGCTGGTGGCGTCGGCCGCGCAGTCCTGGCTGGCGTAGTTTCCTGCGGGCGCCGCAGTCCCGGTGGAACCAGCGTCGTTGCCGCCTCCGCCGCTACAGCCGGCGAGCGTGAGGGTGGCTGCGGCCGCGAGTGCTGCGGCAGCGAACCACCCCTTCTTGGAATGAACCATCTGGCTCGTCCTTTCGATGATGATGCGTGGCCTCGCCACGCGGTGGGACGAACCTAACCGCCGTGTGTTACGAATGTGTTTTCGTCCGGAGACTGCGCCGAAATCGTTATGAATCGCGTGTGCGCGCGCGTGCCGGAGAGTGCGTTTTCTGCTGGTCAGACGGGTTCTGCCACGTCGGAGATCGCGGCGCGGTGGCGGCGCGACATCACGATCGAGTCCACGCTCAGCACGACGAGGGCGACCCACACCAGGGCGAAGCCGATCCATCTCTCGACCGTCATCGGCTCCCCCAGGACCCACACGCCGATCGCGAACTGGATGATGGGGGCCACGAACTGCAGGAGACCGATCACCGTGAGCGGCACACGGCGCGCGCCCGAGGCGAACAGGAGCAGCGGAACGGCGGTGACGGCCCCGGCGAGCAGCAGGAGAACCGTGTGCAGCGTGCCCGCCGTGCCGAGCGTGATCCCGGTCAGGTTCGCGACGAACAACAGCTGGATCGCGGCGACCGGGAGGAGCCAGAGCGATTCGAGGGTCAGACCGCTCACGGCATCCACCGCGGGACCGATCTGCTTCTTCACGAGCCCGTAGAAGCCGAAGGAGAACGCGAGGGTCAGGGCGATCCAGGGGAAGGCCCCGTACCCGATCACGATCACCGCGACGGCGACGACGGCGAGGCCGATCGCGATCCACGGCACGACCCGCAGACGCTCGCGGAGCACGATGACTCCGAGCAGGACGGTCACGATCGGATTGATGAAGTAGCCGAGGCTCGTCTCGATGACGTGGTTCGTCAGGGCGCCGTACAGGTAGGTCTGCCAGTTGATGTAGATGAGGACCCCCGCCACCGCGGTGAGCCCCATGAGGCGGGGCTGCCGCACGATCGCGAGGAACGGTCGCCAGGCCCGAAGGACCGTGAGCAGGATCAGGCAGAAGACGAAGGCGAGGATGATCCGCCAGGCCACGACCTCGAACGGGCCGGTGGGCTTGAGCTGCAGGAAGTAGATCGGCAGGACGCCCCAGAGCAGGTAGGCGCCGAGGGCGTACAGCGCACCGCGGGTGCTCTCACCGGTCGGAGCGGGAGGCGCGGGGGTCACCGATCCAGCCTACGCGGGCGGTCGCGCGTCGAAGCGCCGCAGGTGGTCTCTTTCCTGCCAGATCGCGAGCGGCCGGGAACGACGAAGGCTCCGGATGCCATGGCATCCGGAGCCTTCAGACGATCTGACGCGGTGATCAGCGGACGACGACCGCCAGCACGTCGCGAGCCGAGAGCACGAGGTACTCCTCAGCGCCGAACTTGACCTCGGTGCCGCCGTACTTGCTGTAGAGCACGCGGTCGCCGACGGCGACGTCGAGGGGGACGCGGTTGCCGTTGTCGTCGATGCGGCCGGGGCCGACGGCGACCACTTCGCCCTCCTGCGGCTTCTCCTTGGCGGTGTCGGGGATGACGAGACCACTCGCGGTGGTCTGCTCAGCCTCGACCTGCTTGATGACGATGCGGTCCTCGAGCGGCTTGATGGAAACCGACACGGTCTACCTCTTCTTTCTCGTTACAGAAGACTTGTCAGCACTCACGCGGGGAGAGTGCTAATCCGAGTGTAGAGAAGCGTTGGCACTCACGCAACGCGAGTGCCAACACATTCCCGCGCCTAGGCTGAATCGGGTGGATACCCGCGAGTTGACCGCCCTGCTCACCCCCGACGGCCTGCGTCTTCTCGACGAGGTGGGCCGGATCGAGTCCACCGACGACGCGGCTCGCGCGGTGTCGCGCCTGCGGGCGGCGGGGCACTCCCCCGACCTCGTGTCGGCGGTCGTGGGCCAGGCTCGGCTCCGCGTGCGGGGAGCGGCGAAGTTCGGGCCGTTCGCAGACCGGATGCTGTTCACCCGCGCCGGCCTCGAGCAGGCGACGCGCCTGTCGATCGCCGCCCGGCACGCAGGGCGCTTCCGCGCCGCGGGGATCACGCGCGTCGCGGATCTCGGGTGCGGCATCGGCGGGGACGCCCTGGGGATGGCGGGCCTCGGCCTGCGCGTGGATGCCGTCGATGCCGACGAGGTGACCGCCGCGATCGCCGCGTACAACCTCGCGCCCTTCGACGACGCGGTGACCGTCCGGCACGCGCGCGCCGAAGACGTCGACCTCGACGGCGCGGATGCCGTGTGGCTCGACCCCGCGCGACGCACGGCGGGGCACTCCGAGACGCGCCAGGTGTCGTCGACAGAGTGGTCCCCCTCGCTGGACTGGGTCTTCGCGCTGCTGGCGGAACGGTCCGGCGGGGTGAAGCTCGGACCGGGCTTCGACCGGGGGCAGATCCCCGACGACGTCGAGGCGCAGTGGATCAGCGCCGACGGCTCGACCATCGAGCTCGTCCTGTGGGCGGGAGCGCTCGCCCGCTCGGACGTGCGCCGCGCGGCGCTGGTCGTGCGCGGCGACGAGGCGTGGGAGCTCACGGCTCCGGCCGACTCCCCCGACGTCGAGCCGCACGAGCTCGGGGCGTTCGTGCACGAGCCCGACGGGGCGGTCATCCGCGCGCGGCTCATCGGCGAGGTCGCCCGCGCGCTCGAGGCGGGGATGCTGGCCCCGGGCATCGCGTACCTGACGTCCGACGCGGCCCTGACGAGCCCGTTCGTCTCGTCGTTCCGCGTGCGCGAGCAGCTGCCCGCCGATCCGAAGAAGCTCGCCCAGTCGCTGCGCGCGCGGGGGATCGGAACCCTCGAGATCAAGAAGCGCGGCGTCGACGTCGACCCGGCGGTCCTGCGCAAGAAGCTGTCGCTGCGCGGTGACGAGTCGGCGACCCTGATCCTGACGCGCGTCGGCTCGAAGCGACTGGCCCTGCTGGCCGATCGGGTCTGACTGCCGTCACGCGGGGAGCTGCGAGAAGCCCCAGATCAACCAACCGGCGCTGAACACGCCCGACAGAAGCGAGAGGACCAGGGCCCACACCGCGACGCGCCGACTGTCGTGCGCGCGACGCACGGACATCACCGCGATGATCGCCGCCACCGCGCTGAGCGGGAGCAGCCATCCCCAGAAGAACGACGACGCCAGGGCGACGATCGCCAGCCCCAGCGCCCACGGGGCGAGGGAGCGCGGCGGCTTCGGCGTCGGGGGCACGTAGGGGATCACGTGATCGCCGAACGCCGCCATCTCGAGCTGCGCGGTCGCGAGGCGACCTTCCTCCCCGTCCGTCTCCCCGGCGTCGGGGAGGGCGGTCGCGCCCTCGACCTCTTTGCGTGCGCGCCGAGTCGGCGGCGACGTCTCGCTCACGCGGGGGCTCCGGGGCGGGATGCCGGGGGCTCGGCATCCGGATCCTCCGCCACCTGGATCTCGGTGACGGGCAGGGTCGAGTCGGCGCCGAAGGCGAGGGTCGACGGAGGCCGCCCCGAGGAGATGAGCTCGGCCGCGAGGGCCGCGATCATCGCGCCGTTGTCGGTGCAGAGTCGCAGCGGCGGGATGCGGACCGCGACACCCGCGGCCGCGGCGCGCTCGAGGGCGACGTCGCGCAGACGCTTGTTCGCGATGACGCCCCCACCCAGCAGCAGGCGGGGCACGCCGTGGCGGGCGCACGCGTCGAGGGCTTTGGTGACGAGGACATCGACGACGGCCTCGCGGAAGGACGCTGCGACATCGGCCACCGGCACGGGCTGGCCGGCGGCCTCGTGCTGCTCGACCCAGCGCGCGACGGCCGTCTTCAGGCCCGAGAACGAGAAGTCGTAACGGTGGGATGCCATGTCGGAGGCGCGCGACAGACCCCGCGGGAAGCGGATCGCGGTCGGGTCGCCGGAGGCTGCGGCGCGATCGATCTCGGGGCCGCCGGGGTAGGGCAGCTTCAGCAGACGCGCGACCTTGTCGAACGCCTCGCCCGCGGCGTCGTCCATCGTCTCGCCGAGCAGCTCGACGTCGCTCGTGAGGTCGCGGACGAGAAGGAGCGAGGTGTGCCCACCGCTGACGAGCAGGGCGACCGTGGGGTACTCGAGCTCCCCCGCGTCGGCATCCAGGATGTCGGCGGCGATGTGCCCGACGAGGTGGTTCACGGCGTAGAGCGGCTTGTCGAGGGCGACGGCGAGGCCCTTGGCCGCGCCGACCCCGACCATGAGGGCACCGGCGAGGCCCGGGCCGCTGGTGACCGCGACGGCGTCCAGATCGGCGAGGGTCACGCCCGCCTCGGCGAGAGCCGCGTCGATCGAGGGCTGCAGGGCCTCCAGATGGGCGCGCGCGGCGACCTCGGGCACGACACCGCCGTAGCGGGCGTGCTCGTCCATGCTGGAGGCGATCGTGTTGCTGAGGAGCTGTCGGCCGCGGACGATGCCGATGCCGGTCTCGTCGCAGCTGGTCTCGATGCCGAGCACGAGGGGCGCGTTCATCAGCACCAGCCCTTTCCGGTCGTGGCGGCGGAGGCCTCGGGGGTGCCGGACCCTTCGACAAGCTCAGGGACCTGGGGGGTGCCGGACCCTTCGACAAGCTCAGGGACCTGGGGCGTGCCGGACCCTTCGACGGGCTCAGGGACCTGAGGGGTACCGGGCTCAGGGACCTGCGGGGCGTCGGCGCGGCGGGAGAGCCAGCCGCGGAGATCGAGCCGCATCACGATCGCGTCGACGTCGTCGGGCTGGTAGTACCGCGGACGGCGCCCCACCTCGATGAACCCCTCCGAGGCGTAGAGCGCCTGGGCGACGGGGTTGTCGGCGCGCACCTCGAGGAAGACGTCGTGCACCTCGCGTCGACCCGCCTCCTCGAGCAGGGCCGTCAGCAGCGCACGCCCCCGGCCCCGGCCCCGTGCGGCCTCGGAGATCGTGATCGTCTGGATGTCGGCATCCCGAGCCCCGCGCACCGCGCGCAGACCCGCGTACCCGATCAGGCGACCGGCCTCCTCGACGACGACGTACCACCCGTGCGGCGACGCGAGTTCCTCGCGCATCATCGCCGCGCTCCAGGCGTCGGTCGGGAAGGACGCGTGCTCGAGCGCCATGATCCCGTCGAGATCGTCGAGGGTCGCGGAGCGGGTGGTCATCAACTCACCCGCTTCGGGGCGTGCGCGGCCACCACGTCGGGGCTGCGGAGGTACAGGGGCTCCGTGCCCGCGAGGGTGCGTCCCGCGTCGAGCGCGCGGGCGGCGGCGAGCGCGACCATCGCGGCCGAGACGCTCGTGGCATCGGAGCGGACGGCGCCGAGGTCGGCGAGCCGCCGATCGAGCTCGTCGCGGGGGCTGAGGGCGGCATCCGTGATCCGGATCGGGAGTCCGTCGTCGTCGATCCCGTCGTAGACGCTGTACGCGAACTCCCGACGACGGGCATCGGTGACGACGGCGAAGCGGGGGGTCTCGACGGCGGTGAGCGCGTCGGCGAGCAGGATGCCGAGCGCGATCCCGTCGTGGCTCGGTACGGGAACGACCGGGATGCCACGCCCCAGCGCGTACACTCGCGCCGTCGCGATGCCGACGCGCAACCCGGTGAAGGGTCCGGGCCCCATGCCGATCGCCACATGGGTCGGCGCCGGAGCGACCGACGTCGCGCGCCGCAGGAGGTCGCCGATGACCTCGGCGTGACCGAGGGGGTTGGCGCTCTGCTCGTCCGCGAGGACCTCGCCGTCGCGCGTGATCGCCGCGACGGCGGTGCCGAGCGAGGTGTCGATGCCGAGGATCACCGTTCCAGGGTATCCGCCGCGGGTCATGGCATCCGATCGGGGTCCCTGTTCCGAACAAGGGACATGGATCCCACTGCCCTCGGCCTGCGCCGACTCGTCGTCCCCACCGCGGTGGGGACCATCGTCGTGCACGCGGGGCGGGTGTCGGGGAGCCCGGTGGCCACGGTGCTCCTGCACGGTGCCGCGGGGTCGTGGCGCACGTGGGCTCCGATGATCGCGGCGTCGGACGACATCCGGTTGCCCCTCTCGGACATCGTGGCGATCGATCTGCCCGGGTGGGGCGAGTCGGCCGGGCCCGTCCCCGATCCGGGCGACCTCGCGGTGGCGGTGGCCGCCGTGGTGCGAGCGCTCGGGTATCCGCGCTGGCGCGTGGTGGGACACTCCCTCGGGGCGGTGGTCGCGCTCGACGTGGCCGCGCGTTTCCCCTCCGCGACCGTCGGCGTCGGACTCGTCTCGCCGAGCGGGGAAGGCGCCCGGACCGTCGCGCGGCACCCTCTCCGCGGCATCCTGACTTTGCCGGGACTCGCCGGGATGGTCGCCGCGATGCACGTGCTCCGCGGGCTCGGCCCGCTGTCGCGCCCTCTTCTCACGCTCCTGGCCCGGACGGGGATGCTGAGCGTGCTGGCACGCCCCCTGTTCCGGCATCCGTCCCGCGTCGACCGCGCCGAGACCGACGCCCTCGCGACCGAGATCCGGCCCGCGGCGTTCCTCGCGGCCGCGCGGACGGCCCGCACCCACGACGATGCCGTGTGGCGACGCGTCGCGTGCCCCGTCCGATCTGTACGGGGACGCCATGATGTCTTCGTCGCCGCCCGCGACGCTCGGGCGTGGGCCCGGACGATCATCGACTTCGACGAGGTCGCGCTCGAGGACAGCGGGCACTTCGCGCACGTCGAGCAGCCGATCCCGACGTTGCGCGCGCTCCGGGCGGTCTGGGCTGCCGACCGCGCGCCCGCCCCCGTCAGGCGGTCGGCAACCGCAGCGTGACGACGGTCCCCGCGCCTTCGCGGGAGCGCAGCTCGACGCCCCCTCCGTGACGGTGCAGGATCGTCCGCACCAGCGAGAGGCCGATGCCCGAGCCGGGCACGTCCCGCGCGTTCGCCGCGCGCGCGAGGTCGTCGAAGACGAGGGACTGGGCGTCGGTCGGGACGCCGCGTCCCGTGTCGGCGACCTGGATGACGGCGCCTCCCCCGTCCTCGCGCAGTCGGACCTCGATCGGTCCGGATGCCGAGAACTTCACCGCGTTGGCGAGGACGTTGTCGAGGGCCAGGGCGAGCAGGTCGGGGTCTCCCGGGAGCACCGGCACCGACCACGGCACCCGCTCGGCGATGACGCTGATCCGGCCCCGCGCCTCGGGGCGCTGCTGCTCGATCGCGTGCACCGCATCGCGAGCGAGCGCCTCGAGGTCGACCGGCTCGGTCTCGAGCGGCCGCGTCTCGATCTCGGACAGCTTGCGGAGGTCGCCGACGAGGGCCGCGAGCCGCCGCGCCTGCGCGTCGATGACCTCGACGTGCGCGGGGGCGTCCGCGGGATCGACCCCGGCGAGGGTCGCGCGGATCGCGGTGATCGGGTTCTTCAGCTCGTGGTCGAGCCGCGCGAGGAAGCGGCGATGAGCGTCGCGCTCCTCGCCGCGCCCGCTTCGGTATCCCTCGCCCCGGGCACGGTCGGACGCCGCCTTCGTCCGGCCCCGGCGCGCCGCGACCGCCACGACCACCGCGGCGACGATCGTGAGGGCCAGGCCGACGAACAGCGCCACCAGCGGCAGCGCGGTGCTCACGGTGAGCGCCCGTCGCTCGCCGACGGCGAAGAGAACGAGAGCGACGAGCGCCCCCAGCGTCACGGGAAGCGCGATGGCGAGCGCCGCCGACCGCCGGCTCACGCGGCACCGACCGGATGCACGAAGCGGTAGCCCGCGCTCTGCACGGTCTCGATGTAGCGGGGCGCGCCGGGGTCGTCGCCCAGCACACGCCGGAGCTCGGCGATGCGGTGGTCGATCGCGCGGGTCGAGGTGACGAAGTCGAAGCCCCACAGCGCCGTCAGAAGCCGATCGCGCGTGTGCACCTCCCCGGGGTGCGCCATGAGGTAGTCGAGGAGCATGACCGCCTTGGGCGTGAGCGTCACCTCGGTGCCGTCACGCCAGACCCGCCGCGCGGAACGGTCGAGTTCGAGGGCTCCCGCCCGCAGCCGCGGTGCCGCGCTCAACGGTCGCTCCCCCGGGACGCTCCGCCGCAGGACCGCGCGCACGCGCGAGAGCAGTTCCTGCGGATCGAACGGCTTGTTCAGGTAGTCGTCAGCACCCTCGTCGAGAGCGGCGCTGCGCTCGTACGACTCCCCCACCTGGGTCAGCAGGATGATGGGCAGCCACCGCCCCTCGGCGCGCACCCGCCGCACGAACTCCCGCCCGTCGACCCTCGGCATGATGACGTCGCACACGGCGAGCGCGATGTCGCCGACGGGGAGCGCGTCGAGGGCTTCCTGCCCGTCGGCGGCGACCACCACGCGGTAACCGCTCCGCTCGAGGAAGGCCCCGAGCCCGGCGCGGATCGTCTCGTCGTCGTCGACGAGCAGGATGCCGGGGCGTTCGTCGCTCACGACGACACCCACGTCGCGAAGACCGGGATGCCGACGGCGACGACGATCACCAGGCCGATCCCGATGACGGTCGCGGCGAGCGCGAGGTATCCGAGCACGAGGCCGACGATGGCGAGCGTCGCTCCCCGATCCCCGGTGCGACGGATCTGTCCCAGCGCGATGTGCCCGAAGATGACGGGCAGGATGCCGAATCCGCACAGGCCCAGGACGAGGGCGGCGATCGCGAGGCCGTTCGTCCGGGGCGCCGCCTGCCCCCAGACGGGGACCGGCGCGCTCATCGGGTGTCCCGGGTCGAGGTCGTCGCGACCCCCGTGTCGTCGAGGCGAGGGGCGTTCCCCCGCCAGAGGATCGTGTTCACGTCGCCGCTGACCACGAGGTCGCCGACCTGCTGGGCGTAGACGACGATCCCGCTCCCGCTCACGGTGAGCGTCGACACGTCGTCGAGCACCACCGCGGTCGCGAAGCCCGAGACGGTCACGTCGTCGCACGCTCCCTCGACGCGGACGACCTTGCCGTCGTCGGCGATGACGAGACCGGGGGTACAGGCGATGGTCGTGTCCGCCAGGGCGATCGCCTCGTCGCGGGTGCGGAGGTTCGAGGGGGCCTCGGGCGCGGCGGAGGCGGCGGGGGCCGGAGGGGCGATCACCTCGGGCCGCGGGTCGTCGGTCGCCACCTCGACGCTCGAGGCGTCGGTGGGAGAGGCGAGGGGGCCGGCGGCATCCTGATCGTCCGTGATGCTCACGGCGCACCCTGTGAGCGCGGCGACGGCCAGCCCCAGGGTCAGGACGGTCGTGGTGATTCTGCGCATGTCAGCCTCCGAAGGTGGGGACGAGGATCTCGACCCGGCGGTTGAGTTGGCGACCCGCGGGGTTGTCGACCCCGTCGAGCTCGTTCGCGGCGACGGGACGGGACTCCCCGTACCCCTCCGCGGTCCAGTCGGTTTGCGTGCCGCGCCGGCGGAGCGCGTCGACGACGGCCTGCGCCCGGCGCTCGGACAGCACCTGGTTCTCGGCGTCGGTGCCGATGGCATCCGTGTGTCCGGAGACGGTTGCCGCCGGGACCGCACCCTGCGTCAGCAGGGCGGCGAGGGAGTCGAGCACGCCGGCGGCATCCGGACGGATCTCCGCCGAGTCGAAATCGAACAGCACCGCGTCCGAGAGCGTGAGAGTGGTCCCGCAGCTGGCCACGGGGGCCAGCGCCGCGAGCGGCGGGAACACGCCCAGCTTCGGTACGGGCGGCAGCGGCGCCACCGTCACCGGCACGCCATCGACGCGGCCGGTGCCGTCGCCGAAGTTCTGGATCTCCACGCTGCCGTCGCGGTACGACCCGGACCCGTCGCCGAAGTTCTGGATCTCGACCGCTCCGGCGCGGTAGTTCCCCGCCCGTCGCCGAAGTTCTGGATGCTCTCGTCGCCCCGGGCGCTGGTGCCGGACCCGTCGCCGAAGATCTGCACCTCACGGGTCGCATCGCGGTACGTGCCCGACCCGTCGCCGAAGTTCTGGATCGTCACGTCGCCCGAGGCGTAGGAACCCGAGCCGTCCCCGAAGTTCTGGATCTCGACACCGCCGATCGTCGTCGAGCCCGACCCGTCGCCGAAGTTGCGGATGGTTCCGTCCGGTCCCGTGTACGTGCCCGAGCCGTCGCCGTACAGCACCGCCGTTCCGGCTCCGGCGCTCACGCTCCCGGGAGCGTCGCACGAGGCGGAGCGGACGGTGACGCCGGGCAGCGACGCCAGGGACGAGGCCGCCGCGATCGTGAAGGCCGACGCCGAGCCGTCGAGGAGCGCCAGATCGGGCAGGGTGAACAACGGCACGGGCGGGAACTCCCCCGCGTCGTAGCCTGCGACCCGGGCGATGTCGGTCTGCGGCACGGATGTTCCGGCGTCGGTCGGCGTCGAGGCGGCGGAGGTGGATGCCACCGGCTCCGCGCTGCACCCGACCAGGGCCAGGAGCGCGACGGCGGCTGCGGCGCCGAGGGCGCGGGCCGGAAGAGAGCGGGGGGAGGAACTCATGGCATCCACCGTATTGACCCGATGTCGCAGCCGTGTCGCCGGGATGTCGCTGTTTCGCGACACCCGCCGCGCGCCCCGGTCACGGGCGGCGGGAGATCGTCACCGTCCGCGGCGCGTCCGCGTCGAGGTCGAGCGTGTGCGGGGCGATCTCGCCACAGGCGTTGTCGACGCCGCGGCCCCCCACCTCGCGGTCGATCTCGATCTCCCACCACGTGTCGGCGAGGTACTCCGCGACGCCGCGCCCCCACTCGACGATCACCGCGGATCGCGCCACGTCGATGTCGAGATCGTCGAGCTCGACCGCGGCCCCCAGGCGGTACGCGTCGACGTGCACGAGCGGCGTCCCCCCGACGAGCGAGGGGTGCGTGCGCGCGATCACGAAGGTCGGGCTCTGGACGGGACCCCGGATGCCGAGACCCTCGCCGATCCCGCGGGTCAGGGTCGTCTTTCCGGCGCCGAGCGGGCCCGTCAGCACGACGACGTCGCCCGGTTCCAGCGCGCGACCGAGCGCACGGCCGAGCTCTTCCATGTCGCCGGGGCCGTCGATCCGTCGCTCGCCGAGCAGGTCGTCGGGAACGCTCACGCCCCGACCTCCCGCCGCGGCACGCGGGGACCCACGCGCGTGACGATCTCGTAGTCGATGGTGTCGGCGGCATCCCCCCAGTCCCGTGCCGCCGG
This portion of the Microbacterium testaceum StLB037 genome encodes:
- a CDS encoding class I SAM-dependent methyltransferase, whose translation is MDTRELTALLTPDGLRLLDEVGRIESTDDAARAVSRLRAAGHSPDLVSAVVGQARLRVRGAAKFGPFADRMLFTRAGLEQATRLSIAARHAGRFRAAGITRVADLGCGIGGDALGMAGLGLRVDAVDADEVTAAIAAYNLAPFDDAVTVRHARAEDVDLDGADAVWLDPARRTAGHSETRQVSSTEWSPSLDWVFALLAERSGGVKLGPGFDRGQIPDDVEAQWISADGSTIELVLWAGALARSDVRRAALVVRGDEAWELTAPADSPDVEPHELGAFVHEPDGAVIRARLIGEVARALEAGMLAPGIAYLTSDAALTSPFVSSFRVREQLPADPKKLAQSLRARGIGTLEIKKRGVDVDPAVLRKKLSLRGDESATLILTRVGSKRLALLADRV
- the groES gene encoding co-chaperone GroES, giving the protein MSVSIKPLEDRIVIKQVEAEQTTASGLVIPDTAKEKPQEGEVVAVGPGRIDDNGNRVPLDVAVGDRVLYSKYGGTEVKFGAEEYLVLSARDVLAVVVR
- a CDS encoding ABC transporter substrate-binding protein, with amino-acid sequence MVHSKKGWFAAAALAAAATLTLAGCSGGGGNDAGSTGTAAPAGNYASQDCAADATSANTLKVGTILPQTGTLAFLGPPEIAGVGLAVNDIVEAGDSACTFWTDSGDSTDMAVSSASADKLIDAKVSVAIGAASSSVSLNVVDKLAAAPVVEISPANTSAELSGKSPFFFRTAPPDTVQGSALGQLIVGDGKQSVAFLVFNDAYGTGLRDVIEKTVEDAGGTVTYGGKGKGQEFPPGQTTFSSEVTAAIASKPDAIVVIAFDETKAIVPELVSQSWDMKSTYYTDGNTSDYSKVFDKGTLEGAKGTIPGANAADDFKKRASDWHQSVEGSALSDYSYAAESYDATILAALAAKKGGATDPTTIQKNLAAVSGAEGGTACSTYKECAEALAGGGSIQYKGVSGVGPFNAQNDPSSAFVGIYEFDADNKPIWQSAVEGKS
- the rarD gene encoding EamA family transporter RarD → MTPAPPAPTGESTRGALYALGAYLLWGVLPIYFLQLKPTGPFEVVAWRIILAFVFCLILLTVLRAWRPFLAIVRQPRLMGLTAVAGVLIYINWQTYLYGALTNHVIETSLGYFINPIVTVLLGVIVLRERLRVVPWIAIGLAVVAVAVIVIGYGAFPWIALTLAFSFGFYGLVKKQIGPAVDAVSGLTLESLWLLPVAAIQLLFVANLTGITLGTAGTLHTVLLLLAGAVTAVPLLLFASGARRVPLTVIGLLQFVAPIIQFAIGVWVLGEPMTVERWIGFALVWVALVVLSVDSIVMSRRHRAAISDVAEPV
- the tsaB gene encoding tRNA (adenosine(37)-N6)-threonylcarbamoyltransferase complex dimerization subunit type 1 TsaB, with amino-acid sequence MILGIDTSLGTAVAAITRDGEVLADEQSANPLGHAEVIGDLLRRATSVAPAPTHVAIGMGPGPFTGLRVGIATARVYALGRGIPVVPVPSHDGIALGILLADALTAVETPRFAVVTDARRREFAYSVYDGIDDDGLPIRITDAALSPRDELDRRLADLGAVRSDATSVSAAMVALAAARALDAGRTLAGTEPLYLRSPDVVAAHAPKRVS
- the tsaD gene encoding tRNA (adenosine(37)-N6)-threonylcarbamoyltransferase complex transferase subunit TsaD, producing the protein MNAPLVLGIETSCDETGIGIVRGRQLLSNTIASSMDEHARYGGVVPEVAARAHLEALQPSIDAALAEAGVTLADLDAVAVTSGPGLAGALMVGVGAAKGLAVALDKPLYAVNHLVGHIAADILDADAGELEYPTVALLVSGGHTSLLLVRDLTSDVELLGETMDDAAGEAFDKVARLLKLPYPGGPEIDRAAASGDPTAIRFPRGLSRASDMASHRYDFSFSGLKTAVARWVEQHEAAGQPVPVADVAASFREAVVDVLVTKALDACARHGVPRLLLGGGVIANKRLRDVALERAAAAGVAVRIPPLRLCTDNGAMIAALAAELISSGRPPSTLAFGADSTLPVTEIQVAEDPDAEPPASRPGAPA
- the rimI gene encoding ribosomal protein S18-alanine N-acetyltransferase; the protein is MTTRSATLDDLDGIMALEHASFPTDAWSAAMMREELASPHGWYVVVEEAGRLIGYAGLRAVRGARDADIQTITISEAARGRGRGRALLTALLEEAGRREVHDVFLEVRADNPVAQALYASEGFIEVGRRPRYYQPDDVDAIVMRLDLRGWLSRRADAPQVPEPGTPQVPEPVEGSGTPQVPELVEGSGTPQVPELVEGSGTPEASAATTGKGWC
- a CDS encoding ABC transporter ATP-binding protein, whose protein sequence is MSTSTDSQPVLVAKDLHAGYLPGINILNGVNIVAHPGELIGIIGPNGAGKSTFLKAVFGQVNIRQGSVTLKGTDITGWKPNRLVKQGVGFVPQTNNVFPSLTIEENLQMGIYQKPREFQTQLERIFEIFPVLADRRGQRAGSLSGGERQSVAMARALMMDPSVLLLDEPSAGLSPVRQDETFIRTRRINKAGVSVIMVEQNARRCLQICDRAYVLDQGKDAYTGTGRDLAKDPKVIQLYLGTLATDVEGAA